CATACTGCACAGCACTGAGCCGAGGAAGAACATTCCCAGTGAGAACAGCCACGTTCTCCGGCCTCCGAACCGCTCCACTGCCCAACCGGTCAACGGAATCACCATAGCAAGCGCCAGCAGATAACCGGTCATGACCCACTGGATGGTTGATACCGGCGCCTTAAATTCCTTGACAAGTGTGTCAATCGCCACATTGGTTATGGTCGTGTCGAACAGCGGGGCCATAATGCCAAGCATCAGAATCCACAGTAATTTGGTTGAGCCCGCCTGCTCTACCATTTCATGCACCTCAGCCGTTTGTTTGTTCAAGTTAATTCCCTCCCTAAGACCATAAATAAGAAACAAAAAGTTTCTTATTTTGTTATGATATACTATCCTCATACAAAACGCAATGATTATCATTCAAAGGAGTCTGAGACAGAATGTCTACTTCTGGGCAGCAGGATAAATTGAAAAGCAGACGCAGAGGGAAGGAGCTGGAGACGGCGATTCTGCAGGCCGTCCGTGAAGAACTGCAGGAGCAGGGATATGCTAACCTTACAATGGATGGAGTCGCAGAACGGTCGGGAACGAGCAAGGCAGTGCTGTACCGCCGCTGGGCTAACCGCGCAGAGCTTGTGCTGGCGGCGCTCCGGGAACGCGTACCCCTCCCGCTGGAGGAGGTGCCCGATACCGGCAACCTGCGCGATGATGTAATCGGGGTGCTGCGGGCAATGAACCATAATAATACACAAGCCATGATGAAGGCCTTGTACGGGCTGGTGACTGAATTAGGCGCTGTGCCGCTGGCCTCCCTGATCTTCCCCGACGGTCGTCAGAACCGGACGATGACCATTGTGCTTCAGCGGGCCGCGGACCGGGGCGAGGTAGCTCCCGAAGCCATTACGCCGCGGATGCTCACCTTGCCCTCGGATCTGGCCCGCCATGAGCTGATGCTGTACAACACCCCCATGACGGAGGAGACGATCGCGGGCATTGTGGACGAGGTGTACCTTCCCCTGGTGTTAAAGCGGTAATTCTTC
The window above is part of the Paenibacillus sp. FSL H8-0048 genome. Proteins encoded here:
- a CDS encoding TetR/AcrR family transcriptional regulator, with amino-acid sequence MSTSGQQDKLKSRRRGKELETAILQAVREELQEQGYANLTMDGVAERSGTSKAVLYRRWANRAELVLAALRERVPLPLEEVPDTGNLRDDVIGVLRAMNHNNTQAMMKALYGLVTELGAVPLASLIFPDGRQNRTMTIVLQRAADRGEVAPEAITPRMLTLPSDLARHELMLYNTPMTEETIAGIVDEVYLPLVLKR